In Acidimicrobiales bacterium, the following proteins share a genomic window:
- the eno gene encoding phosphopyruvate hydratase: protein MSIIEHIAGREVLDSRGNPTVEVEVILESGAAGRAIVPSGASTGAFEAVELRDGESRYGGKGVLEAVAHVDDEIYDALIGFDALDQRDVDRVLLEVDGTDNKASLGANAILGTSLAVARAAAVELAMPLYRYVGGVNAHVLPVPMMNVLNGGEHADNNVDLQEFMIMPVGAASFSEALRWGAETYHVLKKVLHDRGLSTAVGDEGGFAPDLGSNEEAVALLVEAIEKAGFTPGADLAIALDPASSEFFRDGAYVLAGEGRSLTPAEMAEYYADLVGRYPIVSIEDGMAEEDWDGWRLLTDAIGDRCQLVGDDLFVTNVERLARGIEAGVANSILVKVNQIGSLTETLETVALATRSGYTSVMSHRSGETEDTTIADLAVATNCGQIKTGAPARSDRVAKYNQLLRIEDDLGEAAAYRGADALARATTTG from the coding sequence ATGAGCATCATCGAGCACATCGCCGGTCGGGAGGTCCTCGACAGCCGTGGCAACCCGACCGTCGAGGTGGAGGTCATCCTCGAGTCCGGGGCGGCCGGACGGGCCATCGTCCCCTCGGGCGCATCCACGGGGGCCTTCGAGGCGGTCGAGCTCCGCGACGGCGAGAGCCGCTACGGCGGCAAGGGCGTCCTCGAGGCCGTCGCCCACGTCGACGACGAGATCTACGACGCGCTCATCGGCTTCGACGCGCTCGACCAGCGTGACGTCGACCGCGTCCTGCTCGAGGTCGACGGCACCGACAACAAGGCCAGCCTCGGGGCGAACGCCATCCTCGGGACCTCGCTGGCCGTGGCCCGGGCCGCCGCCGTCGAGCTGGCCATGCCGCTCTACCGCTACGTCGGCGGGGTGAACGCCCACGTGCTGCCGGTCCCGATGATGAACGTCCTGAACGGTGGGGAGCACGCCGACAACAACGTGGACCTCCAGGAGTTCATGATCATGCCGGTCGGCGCGGCGTCCTTCTCCGAGGCCCTGCGGTGGGGAGCGGAGACCTACCACGTCCTGAAGAAGGTCCTCCACGACCGGGGCCTGTCTACCGCCGTCGGCGATGAGGGCGGCTTCGCCCCCGACCTCGGATCCAACGAGGAAGCCGTCGCCCTGCTCGTCGAGGCCATCGAGAAGGCCGGGTTCACCCCCGGCGCCGATCTCGCCATCGCCCTCGACCCGGCGTCGTCGGAGTTCTTCCGCGACGGCGCGTACGTGCTCGCCGGTGAGGGTCGCAGCCTCACCCCCGCCGAGATGGCCGAGTACTACGCCGACCTCGTCGGGCGGTACCCGATCGTCTCGATCGAGGACGGCATGGCCGAGGAGGACTGGGACGGCTGGCGACTGCTCACCGACGCGATCGGCGATCGCTGCCAGCTCGTCGGCGACGACCTGTTCGTCACCAACGTCGAGCGCCTCGCGCGCGGCATCGAGGCCGGTGTCGCCAACTCGATCCTCGTGAAGGTCAACCAGATCGGCTCGCTCACCGAGACCCTCGAGACGGTCGCCCTCGCCACCCGGTCGGGCTACACCTCGGTGATGTCGCACCGGTCCGGGGAGACCGAGGACACCACCATCGCCGACCTGGCCGTGGCCACCAACTGCGGGCAGATCAAGACCGGCGCGCCCGCACGCAGCGATCGCGTCGCCAAGTACAACCAGCTCCTGCGCATCGAGGACGACCTCGGTGAGGCCGCCGCCTACCGGGGGGCCGACGCACTGGCCAGGGCGACCACCACCGGATGA
- a CDS encoding septum formation initiator family protein — protein sequence MIRPFRRRAAAGAEPVRATRTGAARPADQEARSRGSRAVGAAGRLVVPLVLVGLTVGVMVLGVFPTRTWLDQRATLRASEERLAELEEVNAERRAQVEALMTDAEIERLAREEYGYAKVGEEVYHVLPPPRDPVRLPEAWPFNRMVP from the coding sequence ATGATCCGCCCGTTCCGTCGCCGCGCCGCCGCCGGGGCCGAGCCCGTCCGGGCCACCCGGACCGGTGCGGCGCGTCCCGCCGACCAGGAGGCGCGGTCGCGAGGGAGCCGGGCGGTCGGCGCGGCCGGGCGCCTCGTCGTGCCGCTCGTGCTCGTCGGGCTCACCGTCGGCGTGATGGTGCTGGGGGTGTTCCCCACCCGCACCTGGCTCGACCAGCGTGCCACCCTGCGCGCCTCGGAGGAGCGCCTGGCCGAGCTGGAGGAGGTCAACGCCGAACGCCGCGCCCAGGTCGAGGCGCTCATGACCGACGCCGAGATCGAACGGCTGGCACGGGAGGAGTACGGCTACGCCAAGGTCGGCGAGGAGGTGTACCACGTCCTCCCGCCGCCCCGCGATCCGGTGCGCCTCCCCGAGGCGTGGCCCTTCAACCGGATGGTCCCGTAG
- a CDS encoding xanthine dehydrogenase family protein molybdopterin-binding subunit, which yields MSVMGTRVTRREDPVFLTSGGVYTADLEDPLLTGAVHAHFVRSTIAHARLTELDVSEAREAPGVVAVLTAADIAAAGDLGSFGVPIPGMIPDALARPWLADGVVRFVGEAVAVVLAESREAAEDASELVVVDYDPLDAVVDPVASERDEVLLFPDHGTNTALAVPFGHSDDLFDGCEVVVSRDIVNQRVAVCPLEPRAMAVTWHDGRLVMFVSTQAPHGVKGKLAGLYGLEPEQIRVVAPAVGGGFGAKINLQADEALLPWVARRLGRPVRWAETRGENMVAMPHGRGQVHRIEIGGRRDGTVEAYRLTVLQDAGAYPGMGTFLPFMTRTMAPGTYDIPKVECNTKSVVTNTTPIEAYRGAGRPEATAAVERAFDLFAGEIGMDPVEVRRRNLIAADAFPFTTQTGAVYDSGDYAGALDEALAAAGYDDLRAEQAARRERGDTVELGIGVSLYVEITAGPSAGQTEFAKVTLGREGRVTVFTGASAHGQGHSTSWAMLAHELTGIPMEQIDVVSGDTDRVAEGTGTFGSRSLQVGGSAVWGATEAVVEKARQVAAELLEAAPADIVLDADRGVFHVAGTPTVTRSWADVGAAGDISGPIGEGPTGQPIEATLVYASEAPTFPFGAHIAVVEVDTETGRTELRRIVTCDDAGRLLNPLIVEGQRHGGIAQGVAQALYEAVEFDDDGNPQTANLADYALVSAAELPSFELVALETDTPVNPLGAKGIGESGTIGSTPAVQSAVMDALSPYGVDHLDMPLTSERVWRAVHGR from the coding sequence ATGAGCGTCATGGGCACGCGGGTCACGCGGCGGGAGGACCCGGTCTTCCTGACCAGTGGCGGGGTGTACACCGCCGACCTGGAGGACCCTCTCCTCACCGGTGCGGTGCACGCCCACTTCGTGCGCTCCACCATCGCCCACGCCCGCCTCACCGAGCTCGACGTCAGCGAGGCCCGGGAGGCACCCGGCGTCGTCGCGGTCCTCACCGCCGCCGATATTGCCGCCGCCGGCGACCTGGGCTCGTTCGGGGTCCCCATTCCCGGGATGATCCCCGACGCGCTCGCCCGTCCGTGGCTGGCCGACGGGGTGGTGCGTTTCGTGGGGGAGGCGGTGGCGGTCGTCCTCGCCGAGTCGCGCGAGGCGGCCGAGGACGCCTCGGAGCTCGTCGTCGTCGACTACGACCCGCTCGACGCCGTCGTCGACCCCGTCGCCAGCGAGCGCGACGAGGTGCTGCTGTTCCCCGACCACGGCACCAACACCGCCCTGGCCGTCCCGTTCGGGCACAGCGACGACCTCTTCGACGGCTGCGAGGTGGTGGTCAGCCGCGACATCGTCAACCAGCGCGTCGCCGTGTGCCCGCTCGAGCCGAGGGCGATGGCCGTCACCTGGCACGACGGTCGGCTCGTGATGTTCGTGTCCACCCAGGCGCCGCACGGCGTCAAGGGCAAGCTGGCCGGCCTCTACGGCCTCGAGCCCGAGCAGATCCGGGTGGTGGCACCGGCGGTCGGCGGTGGGTTCGGCGCCAAGATCAACCTCCAGGCCGACGAGGCGCTGCTGCCGTGGGTGGCCCGCCGACTGGGGCGGCCGGTCCGATGGGCCGAGACCCGGGGCGAGAACATGGTGGCGATGCCGCACGGTCGGGGTCAGGTGCACCGCATCGAGATCGGCGGGCGTCGCGACGGCACCGTCGAGGCCTACCGGCTCACGGTGCTGCAGGACGCAGGGGCCTATCCGGGGATGGGCACGTTCCTGCCGTTCATGACCCGCACGATGGCGCCGGGCACGTACGACATCCCGAAGGTCGAGTGCAACACCAAGAGCGTCGTCACCAACACCACGCCCATCGAGGCCTACCGAGGAGCGGGCCGCCCCGAGGCCACCGCAGCCGTCGAGCGGGCCTTCGACCTGTTCGCCGGTGAGATCGGGATGGACCCCGTGGAGGTCCGGAGGCGCAACCTGATCGCCGCCGACGCATTCCCGTTCACCACCCAGACGGGGGCGGTCTACGACAGCGGCGACTACGCCGGCGCCCTCGACGAGGCCCTTGCCGCCGCGGGCTACGACGATCTGCGCGCCGAGCAGGCCGCCCGACGCGAGCGAGGCGACACCGTCGAGCTCGGCATCGGGGTCTCGCTGTACGTCGAGATCACCGCCGGCCCCTCGGCCGGGCAGACCGAGTTCGCGAAGGTGACCCTCGGGCGCGAGGGACGCGTCACCGTGTTCACCGGGGCCTCGGCCCACGGCCAGGGCCACTCCACGTCGTGGGCGATGCTCGCCCACGAGCTCACCGGCATCCCCATGGAGCAGATCGACGTCGTGTCCGGTGACACCGACCGGGTCGCCGAGGGCACCGGCACGTTCGGGTCGCGTTCGCTCCAGGTCGGGGGGTCGGCGGTCTGGGGCGCCACCGAGGCGGTCGTCGAGAAGGCCCGCCAGGTGGCCGCCGAGCTCCTCGAGGCGGCGCCGGCCGACATCGTCCTCGACGCCGACCGGGGCGTGTTCCACGTCGCGGGCACACCGACCGTCACCCGGTCGTGGGCCGACGTGGGTGCCGCCGGCGACATCAGCGGCCCGATCGGCGAGGGGCCCACCGGCCAGCCGATCGAGGCCACCCTCGTCTACGCCTCCGAGGCCCCCACCTTCCCGTTCGGTGCCCACATCGCCGTCGTCGAGGTCGACACCGAGACGGGCCGCACCGAGCTGCGCCGCATCGTCACGTGCGACGACGCCGGCCGGCTGCTCAACCCGCTCATCGTCGAGGGCCAGCGCCACGGCGGCATCGCCCAGGGCGTCGCCCAGGCGCTCTACGAGGCTGTGGAGTTCGACGACGACGGCAACCCCCAGACCGCCAACCTGGCCGACTACGCCCTCGTGTCCGCCGCCGAGCTCCCGAGCTTCGAGCTGGTGGCGCTCGAGACCGACACGCCCGTGAACCCGCTGGGCGCGAAGGGCATCGGTGAGTCCGGGACGATCGGCTCCACGCCGGCCGTGCAGAGCGCGGTCATGGACGCGTTGTCGCCCTACGGCGTCGACCACCTCGACATGCCGCTCACGTCCGAGCGGGTGTGGAGGGCCGTCCACGGCCGCTGA
- a CDS encoding YceI family protein yields the protein MATRWQSSAKWTLVAVVGVVVLGGIAFWWFVLRGDAPERASLPVRTTDTTVAPAAGSTTGPDGDYSLSPGQDVFVGYRVEELFGGETVKKTAVGRTSALTGTLTVAGGQVTVVDIEADMTQLASDSSTRDNALRTRGLQTEQFPTATFVLTSPIELPADLAAGEQVELTATGDLTLHGVTRSVDVPLQALWDGASTISIATPAGIPILMADYAIEPPSNSLVTVDENGEIELQLVFVRS from the coding sequence ATGGCGACCCGTTGGCAGAGCTCGGCGAAGTGGACGCTGGTGGCGGTGGTCGGCGTGGTCGTCCTCGGCGGCATCGCCTTCTGGTGGTTCGTGCTGCGCGGCGACGCGCCCGAGCGGGCCAGCCTCCCGGTACGCACCACCGACACGACCGTCGCCCCGGCCGCGGGCTCGACCACGGGCCCCGACGGCGACTACTCCCTGTCACCGGGGCAGGACGTCTTCGTCGGCTACCGGGTCGAGGAGCTCTTCGGCGGCGAGACCGTCAAGAAGACCGCGGTGGGCCGCACCAGCGCTCTCACCGGGACGCTCACCGTCGCCGGCGGCCAGGTGACGGTGGTCGACATCGAGGCCGACATGACGCAGCTGGCCAGCGACAGCTCCACCCGCGACAACGCACTCCGGACCCGGGGCCTGCAGACCGAGCAGTTCCCGACGGCCACGTTCGTGCTCACCAGCCCCATCGAGCTGCCGGCGGACCTCGCCGCCGGCGAGCAGGTCGAGCTCACCGCCACCGGCGACCTCACCCTCCACGGTGTCACCCGGTCCGTCGACGTCCCCCTCCAGGCGCTCTGGGACGGCGCTTCCACCATCTCGATCGCCACGCCCGCCGGCATCCCGATCCTCATGGCCGACTACGCCATCGAGCCGCCCAGCAACTCCCTCGTGACCGTCGACGAGAACGGCGAGATCGAGCTGCAGCTCGTCTTCGTCCGGAGCTGA
- a CDS encoding MoxR family ATPase, whose translation MTATEPESVDAVAEGLRAHGYLPDDGLATAVYLALRLHRPLLLEGEAGVGKTEVAKVLSAWTGGPLLRLQCYEGIDAAQALYEWDYPRQLLHLRAAETAGAASDAARLEAELYDERFLVRRPLLEAITAPPGDPVPVLLVDEVDRADDEFEAFLLEVLADFSVTVPELGTFTAHEPPVVVITSNRTRDVHDALKRRCLYHWVEHPDFEREVAIVRSRAPEVPDALARQVAAAVEALRDLDLYKSPGVAETIDWARAVALLGRDELDVATASSTLGAVVKYREDAERTRRHGVDVLVAGAHDRG comes from the coding sequence GTGACCGCCACCGAACCCGAGAGCGTCGACGCGGTGGCCGAAGGCCTCCGGGCCCACGGCTACCTCCCCGACGACGGCCTCGCCACCGCGGTCTACCTGGCGTTGCGCCTGCACCGGCCCCTGCTGCTCGAGGGCGAGGCGGGGGTCGGCAAGACCGAGGTCGCGAAGGTGCTCAGCGCGTGGACGGGCGGACCACTGCTCCGCCTGCAGTGTTACGAGGGCATCGACGCCGCCCAGGCGCTCTACGAGTGGGACTACCCCCGCCAGCTCCTGCACCTGCGCGCCGCCGAGACGGCCGGCGCGGCATCTGACGCCGCTCGCCTCGAGGCCGAGCTGTACGACGAGCGCTTCCTCGTTCGTCGACCGCTGCTCGAGGCCATCACGGCTCCGCCGGGCGACCCCGTGCCGGTCCTGCTCGTCGACGAGGTCGACCGCGCCGACGACGAGTTCGAGGCCTTCCTCCTCGAGGTGCTCGCCGACTTCTCCGTCACCGTGCCCGAGCTCGGCACGTTCACCGCCCACGAGCCCCCGGTCGTCGTCATCACCTCGAACCGGACCCGGGACGTCCACGACGCCCTCAAGCGGCGCTGCCTCTACCACTGGGTCGAGCACCCCGACTTCGAGCGCGAGGTGGCCATCGTCCGGTCCCGCGCCCCCGAGGTGCCCGACGCGCTGGCTCGTCAGGTCGCCGCCGCCGTCGAGGCCCTCCGTGACCTCGACCTCTACAAGTCCCCTGGCGTCGCCGAGACCATCGACTGGGCGCGGGCCGTGGCGCTGCTCGGGCGCGACGAGCTCGACGTGGCCACGGCGTCGTCGACCCTGGGCGCGGTCGTGAAGTACCGCGAGGACGCCGAGCGCACCCGCCGTCACGGCGTCGACGTGCTCGTCGCGGGCGCCCACGACCGGGGATGA
- a CDS encoding VWA domain-containing protein: MKPGPATGEETALAFVGALRAAGVPAPLGASIAYLRALAVLSGSRHDLYWAGRCTLVTSPEQVEVYDSVFASWWAGVPVTVDLALADELRLVLATDDAPDGATGEASDGPVVSVRYSPHDVLRAKDFAAYSDAEMAEARRLMADLDLVGAPRRSRRRRTSRRRRGRPDLRRTLRSAMRTGGEPVHRPTLERRSRPRRLVLLLDVSGSMETYSRALLRFVHAAASGPTAVEVFAFGTRLTRLTRELSTRDPDTALARVVEAVPDWSGGTRLGESLRRFNDAWGVRGMARGAVVVILSDGWDRGEPDLLAEQMARLQRVARRLVWVNPLKAGPDYAPLAQGMATALPFVDEFVEGHSLDALEELARVVAR, from the coding sequence ATGAAGCCCGGGCCGGCGACGGGCGAGGAGACGGCTCTCGCCTTCGTCGGCGCCCTGCGCGCCGCAGGGGTGCCGGCGCCTCTCGGTGCCTCGATCGCCTACCTCCGGGCCCTGGCGGTGCTCTCGGGGTCGCGCCACGACCTCTACTGGGCGGGCCGGTGCACCCTGGTCACGTCACCCGAGCAGGTCGAGGTGTACGACTCGGTGTTCGCGTCGTGGTGGGCGGGGGTGCCCGTGACCGTCGACCTCGCGCTCGCCGACGAGCTGCGCCTCGTCCTCGCCACCGACGACGCGCCGGACGGAGCGACCGGCGAGGCGTCGGACGGCCCCGTGGTGTCGGTGCGCTACAGCCCGCACGACGTCCTGCGGGCCAAGGACTTCGCGGCGTACAGCGACGCCGAGATGGCCGAGGCCCGCCGCCTGATGGCCGACCTCGACCTCGTCGGTGCGCCCAGGCGGTCCCGGCGGCGCCGGACCAGCCGCCGCCGACGCGGCCGCCCCGACCTGCGACGGACCCTCCGGTCGGCCATGCGCACCGGGGGCGAGCCCGTGCACCGACCCACCCTCGAACGGCGCAGTCGTCCGCGCCGGCTCGTGCTGCTGCTCGACGTCAGCGGGTCGATGGAGACCTACAGCCGCGCCCTCCTCCGCTTCGTGCACGCCGCCGCCTCCGGTCCGACGGCGGTCGAGGTGTTCGCGTTCGGGACCCGTCTGACCCGCCTCACCCGCGAACTGTCCACCCGCGATCCCGACACCGCGTTGGCCCGGGTGGTCGAGGCCGTCCCCGACTGGAGCGGCGGCACCCGGCTCGGCGAGAGTCTCCGGCGCTTCAACGACGCATGGGGGGTGCGGGGCATGGCACGGGGCGCGGTGGTCGTCATCCTCTCCGACGGGTGGGACCGGGGGGAGCCCGACCTGCTCGCCGAGCAGATGGCACGTCTGCAGCGGGTCGCCCGTCGCCTGGTGTGGGTGAACCCGCTCAAGGCCGGACCCGACTACGCCCCCCTCGCGCAGGGGATGGCGACGGCGCTACCGTTCGTCGACGAGTTCGTCGAGGGGCACTCGCTCGATGCCCTGGAGGAGCTGGCCCGGGTCGTGGCGCGGTGA
- a CDS encoding XdhC family protein: MKELIPDLDRWRADGRRVVVARVVDIEGSGPRQPGAAMAVADDGEVVGSVSGGCVEGAVVAEALDVHETGRARMVTFGYSDDEAFAVGLTCGGTVHLFLEPLDW; this comes from the coding sequence GTGAAAGAACTGATCCCCGACCTCGACCGCTGGCGAGCCGACGGGCGACGGGTCGTCGTGGCCCGGGTCGTCGACATCGAGGGCTCCGGGCCCCGCCAACCGGGTGCGGCGATGGCGGTCGCCGACGACGGCGAGGTAGTCGGGTCCGTGTCGGGGGGCTGCGTCGAGGGGGCCGTCGTCGCCGAGGCGCTCGACGTGCACGAGACGGGTCGCGCCCGCATGGTGACCTTCGGCTACAGCGACGACGAAGCCTTCGCCGTCGGACTGACCTGCGGCGGCACGGTGCACCTCTTCCTCGAACCGCTGGACTGGTAG
- a CDS encoding XdhC/CoxI family protein: protein MPLYEAWRDAVAHHRPVALATVVEGPGLGNKVLVGEGTEPLGSLGDPDLDRVVVRDALGELESGTTVVRHYGFHGEARETAVGVFIESFAPPPEMLIFGAVDFTGALVKVAKVLGYRVTVCDAREVFATVRRFPDADEVVVDWPHRLLDRVGERLGPRDAVCVLTHDHKFDVPAIVAALRTDVGYLGAMGSRRTCDERLRRLAAEGADMDAVAERLHAPIGLDLGGRTPEETAVAIAAEMIAVRTGRVAVSLRTTSGPIH from the coding sequence GTGCCCCTCTACGAGGCATGGCGGGACGCGGTGGCGCACCACCGTCCGGTGGCCCTCGCCACGGTGGTCGAGGGCCCCGGCCTCGGCAACAAGGTGCTGGTGGGGGAGGGCACCGAGCCGCTGGGCTCGCTGGGGGACCCCGACCTCGACCGGGTGGTGGTCCGTGACGCCCTGGGTGAGCTCGAGTCGGGCACCACCGTCGTGCGCCACTACGGCTTCCATGGGGAGGCGCGGGAGACGGCGGTCGGCGTCTTCATCGAGAGCTTCGCCCCGCCCCCCGAGATGTTGATCTTCGGGGCCGTCGACTTCACCGGCGCGCTGGTGAAGGTGGCCAAGGTCCTCGGCTACCGGGTCACGGTCTGCGACGCCCGGGAGGTGTTCGCCACCGTTCGCCGCTTCCCGGACGCCGACGAGGTCGTGGTGGACTGGCCCCATCGCCTCCTCGACCGGGTGGGGGAGCGACTCGGGCCGAGAGACGCCGTGTGCGTGCTCACCCACGACCACAAGTTCGACGTGCCCGCCATCGTGGCGGCGCTGCGCACCGACGTCGGCTACCTGGGCGCCATGGGGAGCCGTCGGACGTGCGACGAGCGCCTCCGGCGGCTGGCCGCGGAGGGCGCCGACATGGACGCAGTGGCCGAGCGACTGCACGCCCCGATCGGTCTCGACCTCGGCGGCCGCACCCCCGAGGAGACGGCGGTGGCCATCGCCGCCGAGATGATCGCCGTGCGCACCGGCCGCGTCGCCGTGTCCCTGCGCACCACGAGTGGCCCCATCCACTGA
- a CDS encoding xanthine dehydrogenase family protein subunit M, with translation MIPAAFDYRRADSVEEALAALVEHGDEAKLLAGGHSLLPLMKLRLAAPSVLVDVGRLDDLRYVRDAGDHVAVGALSRHRDLETSELLAAEVPLLAHAAGEVGDPQVRHRGTIGGSLAHADPASDLPAVLLALGGTLVAKGPGGERTIAATDFFEGFLESALEPDELLTEIRVPKTPDAGWSFQKFNRRAQDWAIVGVAAVVSDSVTGVGLVNMGSTPLLATGVAEALAEGADAATAAERATEGTEPQSDINASVEYREHLARVLVRRALVDAGR, from the coding sequence GTGATCCCCGCGGCGTTCGACTACCGCCGGGCCGACTCCGTCGAGGAGGCCCTCGCTGCGCTCGTCGAGCACGGCGACGAGGCCAAGCTCCTCGCCGGCGGCCACTCGCTGCTCCCGCTCATGAAGCTGCGCCTCGCCGCCCCGTCGGTGCTGGTCGACGTCGGCCGCCTCGACGACCTGCGCTACGTCCGCGACGCCGGCGACCACGTCGCCGTCGGCGCCCTGTCCCGCCATCGCGACCTCGAGACCAGCGAGCTGCTCGCTGCCGAGGTGCCGCTGCTCGCGCACGCCGCCGGTGAGGTGGGCGACCCCCAGGTGCGCCACCGAGGCACGATCGGGGGCTCGCTGGCCCACGCCGATCCTGCCTCCGACCTCCCGGCGGTGCTGCTCGCCCTGGGCGGCACCCTGGTGGCGAAGGGCCCGGGCGGGGAGCGCACGATCGCCGCCACGGACTTCTTCGAAGGCTTCCTGGAGTCGGCGCTCGAGCCCGACGAGCTGCTCACCGAGATCCGCGTGCCGAAGACGCCCGACGCCGGATGGTCGTTCCAGAAGTTCAACCGGCGGGCCCAGGACTGGGCCATCGTCGGCGTCGCCGCCGTCGTGTCCGACTCGGTGACCGGGGTCGGGCTGGTGAACATGGGCTCCACGCCGCTGCTGGCCACCGGCGTAGCCGAGGCCCTGGCCGAGGGTGCCGATGCCGCCACCGCCGCCGAGCGGGCCACCGAGGGCACCGAGCCGCAGTCCGACATCAACGCCAGCGTCGAGTACCGCGAGCACCTCGCCCGCGTGCTGGTCCGCCGCGCCCTCGTCGACGCGGGGCGCTGA
- a CDS encoding (2Fe-2S)-binding protein has translation MQVTVTVNGEQRTADVEPRTLLVYFVREQLGLTGTNVGCDTSSCGACTLHVDGESVKSCTMLAVQADGCEVTTIEGLAPSADEMHPMQKAFQQEHGLQCGYCTPGMVMAAVSLLDENPDPTEREVRLGLEGNLCRCTGYHNIVKAVLACARGEVGETPVSVGGEAP, from the coding sequence ATGCAGGTCACGGTCACGGTCAACGGCGAGCAGCGCACGGCCGACGTGGAGCCGCGCACCCTTCTCGTGTACTTCGTGCGCGAGCAGCTGGGCCTCACCGGCACCAACGTCGGCTGCGACACGTCGTCGTGCGGGGCGTGCACCCTCCATGTCGACGGCGAGTCGGTGAAGTCGTGCACGATGCTCGCCGTCCAGGCCGACGGTTGTGAGGTCACCACCATCGAGGGGCTGGCGCCGAGCGCCGACGAGATGCACCCCATGCAGAAGGCCTTCCAGCAGGAGCACGGCCTGCAGTGCGGCTACTGCACGCCGGGCATGGTGATGGCGGCGGTCTCGCTGCTCGACGAGAACCCCGACCCGACCGAGCGGGAGGTGCGCCTCGGGCTCGAAGGGAACCTCTGTCGCTGCACCGGCTACCACAACATCGTCAAGGCGGTGCTGGCCTGCGCCCGCGGCGAAGTCGGCGAAACCCCGGTCTCGGTGGGCGGAGAGGCCCCGTGA
- a CDS encoding nucleotidyltransferase family protein, with amino-acid sequence MPPADAPLLAAAVLAAGGSSRFSDGPKQLARLRDRPLVSLAVEAPLAVPELAVVFVVSGALDLHGALPDGAVVLDNPRWAEGQATSLAVAVHAARVGGFDALLVGLADQPFVGADAWRTMARADPDPPILVATYGGERANPVRLAREVWPLLPATGDEGARVVMRERPELVGELACPGDGLDIDTVEDLDRWS; translated from the coding sequence GTGCCCCCCGCCGACGCACCCCTGCTCGCCGCCGCGGTGCTGGCCGCCGGGGGCTCGAGCCGCTTCTCGGACGGTCCCAAGCAGCTGGCCCGCCTCCGGGACCGGCCGCTGGTCTCCCTCGCCGTCGAGGCGCCGCTGGCCGTGCCCGAGCTGGCGGTGGTCTTCGTCGTGAGCGGCGCCCTCGACCTTCACGGTGCGCTGCCCGACGGTGCCGTGGTGCTCGACAACCCCCGCTGGGCCGAAGGGCAGGCCACCTCGCTGGCCGTCGCCGTGCACGCTGCCCGGGTGGGGGGCTTCGACGCCCTCCTCGTGGGGCTCGCCGACCAGCCCTTCGTCGGCGCCGACGCCTGGCGAACCATGGCCCGCGCCGACCCCGACCCGCCGATCCTCGTGGCCACCTACGGCGGGGAGCGGGCCAACCCGGTGCGACTCGCCCGCGAGGTGTGGCCGCTGCTCCCCGCCACCGGCGACGAGGGCGCACGGGTGGTGATGCGCGAGAGGCCCGAGCTCGTGGGCGAACTAGCGTGCCCCGGCGACGGGCTCGACATCGACACCGTGGAGGATCTCGACCGATGGAGCTGA
- a CDS encoding SRPBCC family protein, with translation MELTNTFDVSVPIEQAWAVLTDVERIAPCLPGAQLQEIEGDEYRGIVKVKVGPISAQYKGRASFVELDEQAHRAVLEGTGRDTRGQGNASAVITAQLTPAGSGTHCVVTTDLTVTGKVAQFGRGVLGDVSAKLLTQFVDNLESTVLLDLGPNGDGGGSAEVVGVEVVDVVEGGDLVDAVTEVEAEKVAAAVEVAAEILEEAVEEATELVEEAVDEAVDNVEAAMALNGRNGQGASVAEVRRIDAPEPEPIDLLEHAGSPMLKRVLPLLGVALAAVVVWRLLRRRR, from the coding sequence ATGGAGCTGACCAACACCTTCGACGTGAGCGTGCCCATCGAGCAGGCCTGGGCGGTGCTCACCGACGTGGAGCGCATCGCTCCGTGTCTGCCGGGGGCGCAGCTCCAGGAGATCGAGGGTGACGAGTACCGCGGCATCGTGAAGGTGAAGGTCGGCCCGATCAGCGCCCAGTACAAGGGCCGGGCCAGCTTCGTCGAGCTCGACGAGCAGGCCCACCGGGCCGTGCTCGAGGGCACCGGCCGTGACACCCGCGGCCAGGGCAACGCCAGCGCCGTGATCACCGCCCAGCTCACTCCGGCCGGGTCGGGGACGCACTGCGTCGTCACCACCGACCTCACCGTCACCGGCAAGGTTGCCCAGTTCGGGCGGGGGGTCCTCGGCGACGTGAGTGCCAAGCTCCTCACCCAGTTCGTCGACAACCTCGAGTCGACCGTCCTGCTCGACCTCGGCCCGAACGGCGACGGTGGCGGGTCCGCCGAGGTCGTCGGGGTGGAGGTGGTCGACGTCGTCGAGGGCGGTGACCTGGTCGACGCGGTCACCGAGGTGGAGGCCGAGAAGGTCGCTGCGGCGGTCGAGGTGGCCGCCGAGATCCTCGAGGAGGCCGTCGAGGAGGCCACCGAGCTGGTGGAGGAGGCCGTCGACGAGGCCGTCGACAACGTCGAGGCGGCCATGGCGCTGAACGGCCGCAACGGCCAGGGGGCGTCGGTGGCCGAGGTGCGCAGGATCGACGCCCCCGAACCCGAGCCCATCGACCTGCTCGAGCACGCCGGCTCGCCGATGCTGAAGCGCGTGCTGCCGCTTCTCGGTGTGGCGCTCGCCGCCGTCGTGGTCTGGCGACTGCTGCGTCGCCGGCGGTGA